In Phenylobacterium koreense, one DNA window encodes the following:
- the pgi gene encoding glucose-6-phosphate isomerase has translation MTDLATAWTKLETAAQDARDRCIEGLFAAEPARLDELVVEAPELLVDLSKQPWSLADLTLALDLARAGGVEAARERQLAGEAVNPAEDRAALHAALRAPFGSDYRAKGEPVSAEVDATRRAIAELAQAVRSGVRRGATGLSFSAIVHIGIGGSDFGPRLVWEALRPLSPQIELRFAANVDPADIAFTLDGLDPARTLVVVVSKTFTTQETIANAEVARGWLRAALGPAGDSHLLAVSAAPEVAKAFGVPADQIFGFRDWVGGRYSVWSAVGLSCALALGADVFEEFLAGAHDMDRHFRDTPLERNAPVLLALAHIFNRNGLGRPMRAVVPYAQRLHLLPNFLQQQEMESNGKRADIHGRPVARSTAAAVFGDAGTNVQHAFFQLMHQGTDIIPLDIIAVAEASEGDPANQAKLLANAIAQAEALMVGKPEAVVREELKTQGMAPADIDVLAPQKTFPGNRPSSFILMHRLTPAALGALIALYEHKTFVEGVLWGINSFDQWGVELGKTLASRILDELEGGQPGAHDPSTAALVALLKRR, from the coding sequence ATGACCGATCTCGCGACCGCCTGGACCAAGCTGGAGACCGCCGCCCAGGACGCCCGAGATCGCTGCATCGAGGGCCTGTTCGCAGCCGAGCCCGCACGGCTCGATGAGCTTGTCGTGGAAGCGCCGGAACTCCTCGTCGATCTCTCCAAGCAGCCCTGGTCCCTCGCCGATCTGACCCTGGCGCTCGACCTCGCCCGCGCCGGCGGCGTCGAGGCCGCGCGCGAGCGGCAGCTCGCCGGCGAGGCGGTCAATCCGGCCGAGGACCGCGCGGCCTTGCATGCGGCCCTGCGCGCGCCCTTCGGCTCGGACTACAGGGCCAAGGGCGAGCCGGTCTCGGCCGAGGTGGACGCCACCCGCAGGGCGATAGCCGAACTCGCCCAGGCGGTCCGTTCCGGCGTCCGGCGCGGCGCGACCGGCCTGTCGTTCAGCGCCATCGTCCACATCGGCATCGGCGGCTCCGACTTCGGCCCCCGGCTGGTCTGGGAAGCGCTGCGTCCCTTAAGCCCGCAGATCGAGCTGCGCTTCGCCGCCAACGTCGATCCGGCCGACATCGCCTTCACCCTCGACGGGCTCGACCCGGCCCGGACCCTGGTGGTGGTGGTCTCCAAGACCTTCACCACCCAGGAGACCATCGCCAACGCCGAGGTTGCGCGGGGCTGGCTGCGCGCCGCGCTCGGACCGGCCGGCGACAGCCACCTGCTGGCCGTCTCGGCCGCCCCCGAGGTCGCCAAGGCCTTCGGTGTGCCGGCCGACCAGATCTTCGGTTTCCGCGACTGGGTGGGCGGCCGCTATTCGGTGTGGTCCGCCGTCGGACTTTCCTGCGCCCTGGCCCTGGGCGCTGACGTCTTCGAAGAGTTCCTCGCAGGCGCCCACGACATGGACCGGCACTTCCGCGATACGCCGCTGGAGCGCAACGCTCCGGTGCTCCTGGCCCTGGCGCACATCTTCAACCGCAATGGCCTCGGCCGGCCCATGCGGGCGGTGGTGCCCTACGCCCAGCGCCTGCATCTCCTGCCCAACTTCCTCCAGCAGCAGGAGATGGAGTCCAACGGCAAGCGGGCCGACATCCACGGCCGCCCGGTCGCGCGCAGCACGGCCGCCGCGGTCTTCGGCGACGCCGGCACCAATGTGCAGCACGCCTTCTTCCAGTTGATGCACCAGGGCACGGACATCATCCCCCTCGACATCATCGCCGTCGCCGAGGCCTCCGAAGGCGACCCCGCCAACCAGGCCAAGCTGCTGGCCAACGCCATCGCCCAGGCCGAAGCGCTGATGGTCGGCAAGCCCGAGGCGGTCGTGCGCGAGGAGTTGAAGACGCAGGGAATGGCGCCCGCCGACATCGATGTCCTGGCGCCCCAGAAGACCTTCCCTGGAAACCGGCCGTCCAGCTTCATCCTGATGCATCGCCTGACCCCTGCGGCTCTCGGCGCGCTCATCGCCCTCTACGAGCACAAGACCTTCGTCGAGGGCGTGCTGTGGGGCATCAACAGCTTCGACCAGTGGGGCGTTGAGCTGGGCAAGACCCTGGCCTCGCGCATCCTCGATGAGCTGGAAGGCGGCCAGCCCGGCGCGCACGATCCGTCCACCGCCGCCCTGGTCGCGCTGCTGAAGCGCCGCTGA
- a CDS encoding thioredoxin family protein — translation MQTPSLVLAAGLSIAFAAPAVAAPVLGQPAPAFAAQDGDGKTRSLAEFKGKTVVLEWTNAGCPYVQKHYKSGNMQALQKSAARDGVVWLTLVSSAPGKQGYVSPAEARTWKASNDAGSAALLLDPGGQVGKAYDARTTPHMYVVDKAGTLVYMGGIDDRPTADPASLKGAKNYVTAALSDVKAGRAVATPVSRPYGCSVKYAE, via the coding sequence ATGCAGACCCCTTCGCTCGTACTGGCCGCCGGCCTCTCCATCGCCTTCGCTGCTCCCGCTGTGGCCGCCCCGGTGCTCGGCCAGCCGGCGCCGGCCTTCGCCGCCCAGGACGGGGATGGCAAGACCCGCTCGCTCGCCGAGTTCAAGGGCAAGACCGTCGTCCTGGAATGGACCAACGCTGGCTGCCCCTACGTCCAGAAACACTACAAGTCCGGGAACATGCAGGCCCTGCAGAAGAGCGCCGCCCGCGATGGCGTGGTCTGGCTGACCCTCGTCTCGTCCGCGCCCGGAAAGCAGGGCTATGTCTCACCGGCCGAGGCCAGGACCTGGAAGGCCAGCAACGACGCCGGTTCCGCCGCCCTGCTGCTCGATCCCGGCGGTCAGGTCGGCAAGGCCTATGACGCCCGAACCACCCCGCACATGTATGTCGTCGATAAGGCGGGCACGCTCGTCTACATGGGCGGCATCGATGATCGACCCACCGCCGACCCGGCCAGCCTGAAGGGCGCCAAGAATTACGTCACCGCCGCCCTTTCCGACGTCAAAGCCGGGCGGGCCGTCGCCACGCCGGTAAGCAGGCCTTATGGTTGCTCGGTGAAATACGCCGAATAG
- a CDS encoding protein-disulfide reductase DsbD family protein codes for MIRLLAKLIAALALLTAFPAMAQPVDTGHLEAELVARDQSIAPGSTTYVALRQKIDKGWHTYWRNSGDSGEATSIQWTLPEGWKAGDIVWPAPHRQPTGPLMNYGYQGEVLLPVPITAPASARPGETVTFKAAASFLVCEEICVPEDAVLTISLPVRDGLAEPNPVWGAAIAKTLAQAPAPAGLEAAFQKTPDGALALAITGPALKGADFSDAYFFPFESTVIDHAKPQMIERGPEGLTLTLTPGYAFQQPQTPKTMAGVLTVAGKSYEVSAMQGPPPPTASGLGPPPAKASGGAGAGLGLPLAAAFAFLGGLILNLMPCVFPILAMKAASLAGHAHERRAAQGQGIAFLAGVLATFLVLAGVLIAVRAGGAAVGWGFQLQSPPVVAGLALMMLAVALNLSGVFQVGASLQGVGTGLASRGGMAGAFFTGTLAVVVAAPCTAPFMAPALGWALTQSAPAAIAVFLALGLGFAAPFALIAFLPGLLGRLPKPGPWMDVFKKLLAFPMYAAAAWLVWVLTLQAGETALARIFAAAVVLALALWLLGAAQRRQAAGGRPLALVGLGAVLVIAAALAAVWPNYGEGTAVASTERGGGKASVPYEAYSPEKLAAARGAGKPVFVNFTAAWCVTCQVNERVALTSQAVADAFKETGAVYLKADWTRKDAEIEAELAKHGRAGVPLYLVYGASGGDGVILPQILTEGLVVRALKDAQGR; via the coding sequence ATGATCCGACTTCTTGCGAAGCTCATCGCCGCGCTCGCGCTCCTGACCGCCTTTCCGGCCATGGCCCAACCGGTGGACACCGGCCACCTGGAGGCCGAGCTGGTGGCGCGCGACCAGTCCATCGCTCCCGGCTCCACCACCTACGTCGCCCTGCGCCAGAAGATCGACAAGGGCTGGCACACCTACTGGCGCAACAGCGGCGACAGCGGCGAGGCGACCAGCATTCAGTGGACCCTGCCCGAGGGCTGGAAAGCCGGCGACATCGTCTGGCCCGCCCCTCATCGCCAACCCACCGGCCCGCTGATGAACTACGGCTACCAGGGCGAGGTGCTGCTGCCCGTGCCGATCACCGCCCCTGCGAGCGCACGGCCCGGCGAGACCGTCACCTTCAAGGCCGCCGCCTCCTTCCTCGTCTGCGAAGAGATCTGCGTCCCCGAGGACGCGGTGCTGACCATTTCCCTGCCCGTGCGGGACGGCCTGGCCGAACCGAACCCGGTCTGGGGTGCGGCCATCGCCAAGACCCTCGCCCAGGCTCCGGCCCCCGCGGGGCTCGAGGCTGCGTTCCAGAAGACCCCGGACGGCGCCCTGGCGCTGGCGATCACCGGCCCGGCTCTGAAAGGGGCCGATTTCTCCGACGCCTATTTCTTCCCCTTCGAGTCCACGGTGATCGACCACGCCAAGCCGCAGATGATCGAGCGCGGTCCCGAGGGCCTGACCCTCACCCTCACCCCGGGCTACGCCTTCCAGCAGCCGCAGACGCCCAAGACCATGGCCGGCGTGCTGACCGTCGCCGGCAAGTCCTACGAGGTCTCGGCCATGCAGGGCCCGCCGCCGCCGACCGCCTCGGGGCTCGGCCCGCCGCCGGCCAAGGCCTCGGGCGGCGCGGGCGCCGGGCTCGGCCTGCCGCTCGCCGCCGCCTTCGCCTTCCTCGGCGGCCTGATCCTCAACCTGATGCCCTGCGTCTTCCCGATCCTGGCCATGAAGGCCGCCTCGCTGGCCGGCCACGCCCATGAGCGCCGCGCCGCCCAAGGACAGGGGATCGCCTTCCTGGCCGGGGTGCTGGCGACCTTCCTGGTCCTGGCCGGGGTTCTGATCGCCGTCCGCGCGGGCGGGGCGGCCGTGGGCTGGGGCTTCCAGCTCCAGTCGCCGCCGGTGGTCGCCGGCCTCGCCCTAATGATGCTGGCCGTCGCCCTGAACCTTTCCGGCGTGTTCCAGGTCGGCGCCTCGCTGCAGGGCGTTGGAACCGGCCTCGCCTCCCGGGGCGGCATGGCCGGCGCCTTCTTCACCGGGACCCTGGCCGTGGTCGTCGCCGCGCCCTGCACCGCGCCCTTCATGGCCCCGGCCCTCGGCTGGGCGCTGACCCAGAGCGCGCCGGCCGCCATCGCCGTCTTCCTGGCCCTGGGCCTCGGCTTCGCCGCCCCCTTCGCCCTCATCGCCTTCCTGCCGGGCCTGCTCGGCCGCCTTCCCAAGCCCGGCCCCTGGATGGACGTCTTCAAGAAGCTGCTGGCCTTCCCGATGTACGCGGCCGCGGCCTGGCTCGTCTGGGTGCTGACCCTGCAGGCCGGGGAAACCGCGCTCGCCCGCATCTTCGCGGCCGCCGTGGTCCTGGCCCTGGCGCTTTGGCTGCTCGGCGCGGCTCAGCGTCGCCAGGCAGCCGGCGGCCGGCCCCTGGCTCTTGTCGGCCTCGGCGCCGTCCTGGTGATCGCCGCAGCCCTGGCCGCGGTCTGGCCCAACTATGGCGAGGGAACCGCCGTCGCCTCGACGGAGCGCGGCGGAGGCAAGGCCAGTGTCCCCTATGAAGCCTACAGCCCCGAGAAGCTCGCCGCCGCCCGCGGGGCCGGCAAGCCGGTGTTCGTGAACTTCACCGCCGCCTGGTGCGTCACCTGCCAGGTCAACGAGCGTGTGGCCCTCACCAGCCAGGCCGTCGCCGACGCCTTCAAGGAGACCGGCGCCGTCTATCTGAAGGCGGACTGGACGCGGAAGGACGCCGAGATCGAGGCCGAGCTCGCCAAGCACGGGCGGGCAGGTGTTCCGCTTTACCTCGTCTATGGCGCGAGCGGAGGCGATGGCGTTATCCTCCCGCAGATCCTGACGGAAGGCCTTGTCGTCCGCGCGCTGAAGGACGCCCAGGGCCGCTGA
- a CDS encoding acyl dehydratase: MPASFDDIEMGQVVSIGELPVDPAALEAFIAAFAPGWPTERGAPDAMVYAIWCRLDAASAMEWPQTKRLGVDALRWARNPPAGEILRGRMTVMGKDPVGDGKGIVIAQHDLLDEQGRLVFSCLTRSVFSR; encoded by the coding sequence GTGCCCGCGTCATTCGATGACATCGAAATGGGTCAGGTGGTCTCGATCGGCGAACTGCCGGTCGATCCAGCCGCGTTGGAGGCGTTCATCGCCGCGTTCGCGCCAGGCTGGCCGACCGAACGAGGAGCCCCGGACGCCATGGTATACGCCATCTGGTGCCGGCTGGACGCCGCCTCGGCCATGGAATGGCCGCAGACCAAACGGCTCGGGGTCGACGCCCTGCGCTGGGCGCGCAATCCCCCGGCGGGCGAGATCCTGCGCGGCCGGATGACGGTGATGGGCAAGGATCCGGTCGGAGACGGCAAGGGCATCGTCATCGCCCAGCATGACCTGCTCGACGAACAGGGCCGCCTGGTCTTCTCCTGCCTGACCCGCAGCGTGTTCTCGCGATAG
- a CDS encoding SapC family protein, with product MATANTDGQITGNVLFYSKPEPLSVDLHKDLGVKSLTGPFKFAKEGHAVPLTVTEFGPYSLCGPIIFVGEDKIPLAVMGLNQGQNMYLRDDGMFEAGTYVPAYIRRFPFVFATDNAAGQMVLCIDRSAEFIVPKDQADQLFFDAEGKPTEYTQNCINFCNDYEVERQRTQSFVQLLKDNDLFETKTATFTPTNQDGSAGEQQVIAEYFGVSEAKLNALPQEKFIELRDNGALAQIYAHLVSLAGWERMIALALARAAQAPANNA from the coding sequence ATGGCGACTGCTAACACCGACGGCCAGATCACCGGTAACGTGCTGTTCTACAGCAAGCCGGAGCCGCTCTCCGTCGACCTGCACAAGGACCTGGGCGTCAAGAGCCTGACCGGCCCGTTCAAGTTCGCCAAGGAAGGTCACGCCGTTCCGCTGACCGTCACCGAGTTCGGTCCCTATTCGCTCTGCGGCCCGATCATCTTCGTCGGCGAGGATAAGATTCCGCTGGCGGTCATGGGCCTGAACCAGGGCCAGAACATGTACCTCCGGGACGACGGTATGTTCGAGGCGGGCACCTACGTCCCGGCCTATATCCGCCGCTTCCCGTTCGTCTTCGCCACCGACAACGCCGCCGGCCAGATGGTGCTCTGCATCGACCGCTCGGCCGAGTTCATCGTGCCGAAAGACCAGGCCGACCAACTGTTCTTCGACGCCGAAGGCAAGCCGACCGAGTACACGCAGAACTGCATCAACTTCTGCAACGACTACGAGGTCGAGCGCCAGCGCACCCAGAGCTTCGTGCAGCTCCTGAAGGACAACGACCTCTTCGAGACCAAGACCGCGACCTTCACCCCGACCAACCAGGACGGTTCGGCCGGCGAGCAGCAGGTGATCGCCGAGTACTTCGGCGTCTCGGAAGCCAAGCTCAACGCACTGCCGCAGGAGAAATTCATCGAGCTGCGGGACAACGGCGCCCTGGCGCAGATCTACGCCCACCTGGTCTCGCTGGCCGGTTGGGAGCGGATGATCGCCCTGGCCCTGGCGCGGGCCGCGCAAGCCCCGGCCAACAACGCCTAA
- a CDS encoding MaoC/PaaZ C-terminal domain-containing protein, with product MAIFYPDILDQKTAPRTFTYGDKDVMLYALGVGMGQDPMNETELPFVYEKNLKVIPTAATVLASGMRGAAGPAPEMPAGHRPSQINFLMVVHGEQKVELHRPLPKTGTFTAQGRTIGAYDKGEGKGAVVINETVWTDEKGEKVATLTSSTFARGDGGFGGPSEGAPEPHVVPTRAPDLSVDFTTRPDQALLYRLNGDRNPLHSDPDSARRSGFQRPILHGLCTYGITCRAVLQAITDFDPDQIYSHQARFSAPVIPGDTITVDLWKDGKNISFEARVKERNATVIKNGLTVLR from the coding sequence TTGGCAATCTTCTATCCCGACATTCTTGACCAGAAGACCGCGCCGCGGACTTTCACCTACGGCGACAAGGACGTGATGCTCTATGCCCTGGGCGTGGGCATGGGCCAGGACCCGATGAACGAGACGGAGCTGCCCTTCGTCTACGAAAAGAACCTGAAGGTGATTCCGACCGCTGCGACCGTGCTGGCCTCCGGCATGCGCGGCGCGGCCGGTCCGGCCCCGGAAATGCCCGCCGGCCACCGTCCCAGCCAGATCAACTTCCTGATGGTCGTGCACGGCGAGCAGAAGGTCGAACTGCACCGCCCGCTGCCGAAGACCGGCACCTTCACCGCCCAGGGCCGCACGATCGGCGCCTATGACAAGGGCGAAGGCAAGGGCGCGGTCGTGATCAACGAGACCGTCTGGACCGACGAAAAGGGCGAGAAGGTCGCCACCCTGACCTCCTCCACCTTCGCCCGCGGCGACGGCGGCTTCGGCGGCCCGTCGGAAGGCGCTCCGGAACCGCACGTGGTGCCGACCCGCGCGCCGGACCTGTCGGTGGACTTCACCACCCGCCCCGACCAGGCCCTGCTGTACCGCCTGAACGGCGACCGCAACCCGCTGCACTCGGATCCTGATTCGGCCCGCCGCTCGGGCTTCCAGCGCCCGATCCTGCACGGCCTCTGCACCTACGGCATCACCTGCCGCGCCGTGCTGCAGGCGATCACCGACTTCGATCCGGACCAGATCTATTCGCACCAGGCGCGCTTCTCGGCGCCCGTCATCCCCGGCGACACCATCACGGTGGACCTGTGGAAGGACGGCAAGAACATCTCGTTCGAGGCCCGCGTGAAGGAACGCAACGCCACGGTCATCAAGAACGGCCTGACGGTCCTGCGCTAA
- a CDS encoding acid phosphatase, translating to MIRSFTFVAGAVLAAGLAACAATGTAEAPPVDESLSAANAHPVATKLVGYLKSGDLDGVALLGPPPAPDSLTGKADRARYEQTRSLEGSARWKQAIADNDLWGGGALKQYACKLGVSIDEKQTPTALRVLERVELDVRTVGKPAKDAFNRTRPLIGDDKPVCIPREDWLKTNASYPSGHSMTGWAWALILAELAPQKADAMMSVGKEIGESRVICGVHYASDVEAGRILASAMVARIHADPQFQADMQKARAEIAKAGAAPTGCAA from the coding sequence ATGATCCGTAGCTTCACCTTTGTCGCCGGCGCGGTCCTCGCCGCCGGCCTCGCAGCCTGCGCCGCCACCGGGACCGCGGAAGCCCCGCCGGTGGACGAGAGCCTCTCGGCGGCCAACGCCCATCCCGTCGCCACCAAGCTGGTCGGCTATCTCAAGTCCGGCGACCTGGACGGCGTGGCCCTGCTCGGCCCGCCGCCGGCGCCTGACAGCCTGACCGGCAAGGCCGACCGCGCCCGATACGAACAGACGCGCTCGCTGGAAGGCAGCGCCCGCTGGAAGCAAGCCATCGCCGACAACGACCTGTGGGGCGGCGGGGCGCTGAAGCAGTACGCCTGCAAGCTGGGCGTCTCGATCGACGAGAAGCAGACCCCGACCGCCCTGCGCGTGCTGGAGCGGGTGGAGCTGGACGTGCGCACGGTCGGCAAGCCGGCGAAGGACGCCTTCAACCGCACCCGGCCGCTGATCGGCGACGACAAGCCGGTCTGCATCCCGCGCGAGGATTGGCTGAAGACCAACGCCTCCTACCCCTCCGGCCACTCGATGACCGGCTGGGCCTGGGCCCTGATCCTGGCCGAGCTGGCGCCGCAGAAGGCCGACGCGATGATGTCGGTGGGCAAGGAGATCGGCGAAAGCCGGGTCATCTGCGGCGTCCACTACGCCAGCGACGTGGAGGCCGGCCGCATCCTGGCCTCGGCCATGGTCGCCCGCATCCACGCCGACCCGCAGTTCCAGGCCGACATGCAGAAGGCCCGCGCCGAGATCGCCAAGGCCGGCGCCGCGCCGACCGGCTGCGCCGCCTAA
- a CDS encoding GNAT family N-acetyltransferase, which yields MIIETPRLILRLWREADLEPFAAMSADPEVMVWLGGVLNDEGVRAYKRRADDAFATLGMCRMVIERRADGAFLGCCGLMPGHEQAPISPYIDIGWRLARSAWGGGYASEAAAAVLKDGFDRLGFPEIIAITAQTNRRSRAVMERIGMRHDAASDFDFPGHEEADPLRATVVYRAARS from the coding sequence ATGATCATCGAAACGCCCCGGCTCATCCTGCGATTATGGCGCGAGGCGGACCTTGAGCCGTTTGCGGCCATGAGCGCTGACCCCGAAGTCATGGTCTGGCTGGGCGGCGTCCTGAACGACGAGGGCGTGCGGGCCTACAAGCGGCGCGCCGACGACGCCTTTGCGACCCTCGGCATGTGCCGAATGGTGATCGAGCGCCGGGCCGATGGCGCCTTCCTCGGATGTTGCGGCCTGATGCCGGGCCACGAACAGGCGCCGATCTCGCCGTACATAGACATCGGCTGGCGGCTGGCGCGCTCCGCCTGGGGCGGTGGGTACGCCAGCGAAGCGGCTGCGGCCGTGCTGAAGGATGGTTTCGACCGCCTGGGCTTTCCCGAGATCATCGCCATCACCGCCCAGACCAACCGGCGGTCTCGCGCGGTGATGGAGCGGATCGGCATGCGCCATGACGCCGCCTCCGACTTCGATTTCCCGGGGCATGAGGAAGCCGATCCCTTGCGGGCGACTGTCGTCTACCGGGCGGCGCGCTCTTAG
- the aguB gene encoding N-carbamoylputrescine amidase — protein MARTINVAAIQTSYGMDLAANIRKTADFIREAASQGAQVVLPSELFQGPYFCVAQEERWFAEAHPWREHPCVTALAPLAAELGVVLPISIFEREGPHYFNSLVMVDADGSLMGVYRKSHIPDGPGYMEKYYFRPGDTGFKVWDTRFGRLGVGICWDQWYPECARAMALMGAEVLFYPTAIGSEPHDPTLDTAAPWRRAMQGHAVSNVIPVVGANRTGFEPWEGYPNGGQSFYGSSFIADHRGDLVSVLGREDEGIVQASFDLDFLSTHRAAWGFFRDRRTDLYGALTGPRPA, from the coding sequence ATGGCCCGCACGATCAACGTCGCCGCGATCCAGACCTCCTACGGGATGGATCTTGCCGCCAACATCAGGAAGACCGCGGACTTCATCCGCGAGGCCGCCTCCCAGGGCGCCCAGGTGGTCCTGCCGTCCGAGCTGTTCCAGGGCCCCTATTTCTGCGTCGCCCAGGAGGAACGCTGGTTCGCGGAGGCCCACCCCTGGCGCGAGCACCCGTGCGTCACCGCCCTCGCGCCGCTGGCGGCCGAGCTGGGCGTCGTCCTGCCGATCTCGATCTTCGAGCGCGAGGGGCCGCACTATTTCAACAGCCTGGTCATGGTCGACGCCGACGGCTCGCTGATGGGCGTCTATCGCAAGAGCCATATCCCCGATGGCCCGGGCTACATGGAGAAGTACTACTTCCGGCCCGGTGACACCGGCTTCAAGGTCTGGGACACGCGCTTCGGCCGCCTGGGCGTAGGCATCTGCTGGGATCAGTGGTACCCCGAGTGCGCCCGCGCCATGGCCCTGATGGGCGCCGAGGTGCTGTTCTATCCGACCGCCATCGGTTCGGAGCCGCATGATCCGACCCTCGACACCGCCGCCCCCTGGCGCCGCGCGATGCAGGGCCACGCGGTCTCCAACGTCATCCCGGTGGTCGGCGCCAACCGCACCGGCTTCGAGCCGTGGGAAGGCTATCCCAATGGCGGCCAGAGCTTCTACGGCTCGTCCTTCATCGCCGACCATCGCGGCGACCTGGTTTCGGTTCTCGGCCGCGAGGACGAGGGGATCGTGCAGGCCAGCTTCGACCTCGACTTCCTGTCAACTCATCGCGCTGCCTGGGGCTTCTTTCGCGACCGCCGAACCGACCTCTACGGCGCGTTGACCGGGCCGCGTCCGGCCTGA
- a CDS encoding agmatine deiminase family protein, giving the protein MSVIVPAEWAPHRAMWLGFPSHEDLWQEDLAQAQEEVAALARALAGPGREQVKLMTGTPEGEATARRLLGDVAGVEIVPGRFGDIWLRDTGPIFTKGAAGDEARGFVFNGWGGKYLLDHDDEVAEQIATASRTPLVMQNYILEGGAVDHDGEGTILTTGQCLLNENRNHGWTQAIAEAALAESLGARKVIWLGEGLANDHTDGHVDNLARFVAPGVVVCPIAYGRGDVNADAYDAAARVLAESTDAAGRQLKVVRIPSPGWIDNGEGRAAPASHMNFIIANGAVIMPTYKEGQAAELALQGLKTVFPDREVIGLPSNAILSGGGSFHCITQQEPA; this is encoded by the coding sequence ATGTCCGTGATCGTTCCCGCCGAGTGGGCCCCGCACCGCGCCATGTGGCTCGGCTTCCCCAGCCATGAAGACCTCTGGCAGGAAGACCTGGCCCAGGCCCAGGAAGAGGTCGCCGCCCTGGCGCGCGCCCTGGCCGGGCCCGGCCGCGAGCAGGTCAAGCTGATGACCGGCACGCCCGAAGGCGAGGCGACCGCCCGCCGCCTGCTAGGCGACGTGGCCGGCGTCGAGATCGTGCCCGGCCGCTTCGGCGACATCTGGTTGCGCGACACCGGCCCGATCTTCACCAAGGGCGCCGCCGGTGACGAGGCGCGCGGCTTCGTCTTCAATGGCTGGGGCGGCAAGTATCTCCTCGACCACGACGACGAGGTGGCCGAGCAGATCGCGACGGCCTCGCGCACGCCGCTGGTCATGCAGAACTACATCCTCGAAGGCGGGGCCGTGGACCACGACGGGGAGGGCACGATCCTCACCACCGGCCAGTGCCTGCTGAACGAGAACCGCAATCACGGCTGGACCCAGGCGATCGCCGAGGCGGCCCTGGCCGAATCCCTGGGCGCCCGCAAGGTGATCTGGCTGGGCGAGGGCCTGGCCAACGACCACACCGACGGCCACGTGGACAACCTGGCCCGCTTCGTCGCGCCCGGCGTCGTCGTCTGTCCGATCGCCTATGGTCGCGGCGATGTGAACGCCGACGCCTACGACGCCGCCGCGCGCGTACTCGCCGAATCCACTGACGCGGCCGGCCGCCAGCTCAAGGTCGTGCGCATTCCTTCGCCGGGTTGGATCGACAACGGCGAGGGCCGCGCCGCGCCCGCCAGCCACATGAACTTCATCATCGCCAACGGCGCGGTGATCATGCCGACCTACAAGGAAGGCCAGGCCGCGGAGCTGGCGCTCCAGGGCCTGAAGACCGTCTTCCCCGACCGCGAGGTCATCGGCCTGCCGTCGAACGCCATCCTTTCGGGCGGCGGTTCGTTCCACTGCATCACCCAGCAGGAGCCCGCCTGA